A portion of the Fulvia fulva chromosome 1, complete sequence genome contains these proteins:
- a CDS encoding Translation machinery-associated protein 20, translated as MFKKDFTAGAKSKVKSSAQRAIRAKVLETYPRIEPYIDDILPKKEQVDLIKLPDRVSLYSINGQPLFWQHMDDAIIPHLKIIHRYPWCFTRVRIDRGGIRFVLSGATLMTPGLTSPGGRLPGGKESEEWANDGKEIEEREVVVVDAEGKENACMVGVLKMGTAEMKEKKKGPAIENGHYVGDGLWKLDLN; from the exons ATGTTCAAGAAAGA CTTCACCGCCGGCGCCAAGTCGAAGGTCAAGTCCTCCGCCCAGCGAGCCATCCGCGCTAAAGTCCTCGAGACCTACCCACGCATTGAACCatacatcgacgacatcctaccCAAGAAGGAACAGGTCGATCTGATCAAGCTTCCAGACCGTGTCTCGCTCTACAGCATCAATGGCCAGCCTCTCTTTTGGCAGCACATGGACGATGCCATCATCCCACACTTGAAGATCATTCACAGATATCCCTGGTGCTTCACAAGAGTGAGGATAGACCGGGGCGGCATCAGATTCGTGCTCAGTGGTGCTACGCTTATGACGCCGGGTCTGACATCGCCGGGAGGAAGGTTGCCGGGCGGGAAAGAGTCAGAGGAGTGGGCGAACGATGGGAAGGAAATTGAGGAGAGAGAAGTTGTGGTTGTGGATGCAGAGGGTAAGGAGAATGCGTGCATGGTTGGTGTGCTGAAGATGGGTACTGCTGAGatgaaggagaagaagaagggtCCCGCAATCGAGAATGGGCACTACGTCGGAGATGGGCTGTGGAAGCTGGACTTGAATTGA